The following coding sequences are from one Eublepharis macularius isolate TG4126 chromosome 19, MPM_Emac_v1.0, whole genome shotgun sequence window:
- the CRB3 gene encoding protein crumbs homolog 3 isoform X3 — translation MAGSSQLAFLLTVSLQFLVTSVFGQGNNTTEPTSVSPPYRLSSSELAAAIAVPSVFCALLLIGLLIFMGLKIREKRQTEGTYRPSSEEQPTESQT, via the exons atGGCAGGCTCCAGTCAGCTAGCATTCCTGTTGACAGTCTCGCTCCAGTTCTTGGTAACTTCTGTGTTTGGCCAAG GAAACAACACAACGGAACCCACATCTGTCTCTCCTCCATATCGCCTTtcg AGCTCAGAGCTAGCGGCTGCCATCGCGGTGCCGTCCGTCTTTTGTGCGCTCCTGCTGATTGGCCTTCTGATCTTTATGGGACTCAAAATCCGAGAGAAACGCCAGACTGAAGGCACCTACCGGCCCAGCAGCGAAGAGCAG
- the CRB3 gene encoding protein crumbs homolog 3 isoform X1: protein MAGSSQLAFLLTVSLQFLVTSVFGQGNNTTEPTSVSPPYRLSSSELAAAIAVPSVFCALLLIGLLIFMGLKIREKRQTEGTYRPSSEEQVGARVATNANLKLPPEERLI from the exons atGGCAGGCTCCAGTCAGCTAGCATTCCTGTTGACAGTCTCGCTCCAGTTCTTGGTAACTTCTGTGTTTGGCCAAG GAAACAACACAACGGAACCCACATCTGTCTCTCCTCCATATCGCCTTtcg AGCTCAGAGCTAGCGGCTGCCATCGCGGTGCCGTCCGTCTTTTGTGCGCTCCTGCTGATTGGCCTTCTGATCTTTATGGGACTCAAAATCCGAGAGAAACGCCAGACTGAAGGCACCTACCGGCCCAGCAGCGAAGAGCAGGTGGGTGCTCGCGTGGCGACTAATGCCAACCTTAAGCTGCCTCCCGAAGAGCGACTCATCTGA